One genomic window of Evansella cellulosilytica DSM 2522 includes the following:
- a CDS encoding efflux RND transporter permease subunit, whose translation MKLIKQSVMRPVGVIIAALVMIILGSVSLSGLKVDLMPELDLPIVAVSTPYQGAAPQEVENLVTRPLEGVLSSTEGVSTIQSISTQNQSLILLMFDFNTDLDSVMLDLRDRIDMVNQSLPDGASSPTPMRFDPNQMPIMQIGISADMNLTRLTSIAEDSIIPQIERIPGVASVNLTGGQEREIIVEPDLALLQRYGLTISQLSQIIGGENISAPAGEIERGGQEMALRIVGEFRTVDELENINVPLRTGEIIKLSDVAEVRDTFKENTSYAYVNGEPTLSMDITKQSDANTVEVANAVTRELERLQQNITQGVSLTPIMDSSVFITDSIDSVAVNMLLGGSMALLVLLLFLRSFRSTLIIGLSIPIAVISAFTLLYFAGETINIITLGGLALGIGLLVDNSIVILENIYKFRERGYSKKDAAINGAKEVASAVIASTMTSMVVFVPIVFTDGIASELFIPLALTVGFTLLASLVVSLTIVPMLSGLLLPDLVRAQAEEEQARGIRKIGVGIGHILEKITNAYGKVLKWAINHKRTVVLSTIILLVASLGTVRLVGMELIPGFDQGEISASFETPPGTSLEETRLAVAEIEEYLISLDEVEVAYTTIGGGGMMGQPTGSNSGDFYIRLVSQDERSLSTNDVIRDFSEFTDTLANIDVNVWAFESGGMGGDAISLEVRGDDFETLNFIADDLRDIISDIPGAENITHSMGDTRPEMQLHVNRDLAMQYGLSYAEIMDTVRGSVSGQVASLMRVEGQEIEISVILPEDYRNNFDRLQELPILTQTGDIVPLSAIARFEQVEGPTTITRQNQSRGVSITGDIMDRDLGSVIADIEEELNNYIFPEGYDYNIGGEFEMMMDAFTDLVLALLLAIFLVYAVMAFQFEKVLYPFIVMFSLPATFIGIMIGFLITGRPLSAPAFIGVIMLSGIVVNNAIVLVDYINKLRERDYSREEAIIEAGKTRLRPILMTMLTTVLAMVPLAIGIGEGAELQAPMATVIVFGLSFATLITLLLIPVMYIYTDKFTEWIKGKFGANEANGDEANGDGPR comes from the coding sequence ATGAAACTTATAAAACAATCAGTAATGCGACCTGTCGGGGTTATTATCGCTGCGCTAGTCATGATCATACTAGGTAGCGTTTCCCTGTCTGGCCTAAAAGTAGATTTAATGCCAGAATTAGACTTGCCGATAGTTGCGGTGTCTACACCGTACCAAGGCGCTGCGCCTCAAGAGGTAGAAAACCTAGTTACGCGTCCACTTGAAGGGGTTTTATCATCAACAGAAGGTGTTTCCACGATTCAATCAATCTCTACACAAAATCAATCATTGATTTTATTAATGTTTGATTTTAATACCGATTTAGATTCCGTTATGCTTGATTTACGTGATCGAATTGATATGGTAAACCAATCATTACCGGACGGTGCAAGCAGTCCGACACCGATGCGATTTGATCCAAACCAAATGCCAATCATGCAAATTGGAATCTCAGCAGATATGAATTTGACTCGCTTAACGAGCATCGCGGAAGATTCCATTATTCCGCAAATAGAAAGAATTCCTGGCGTTGCTTCTGTTAATTTAACAGGTGGACAGGAGCGTGAAATCATTGTAGAGCCTGATTTAGCTTTATTACAACGGTACGGTCTTACCATCTCTCAGCTTTCACAAATTATTGGCGGGGAAAACATTAGTGCTCCTGCTGGTGAAATTGAGCGCGGCGGACAAGAAATGGCTCTTCGGATCGTTGGAGAGTTTAGAACAGTTGATGAACTTGAAAACATAAATGTGCCACTTCGGACAGGGGAAATCATAAAACTTTCCGATGTTGCTGAAGTGAGGGATACATTTAAAGAAAATACATCGTATGCTTATGTAAATGGAGAGCCAACGTTAAGCATGGATATTACGAAGCAATCTGATGCAAATACAGTGGAAGTGGCAAATGCTGTTACTAGAGAATTGGAACGATTACAGCAAAACATCACCCAAGGCGTATCTTTAACGCCAATCATGGATTCTTCCGTATTCATAACTGATTCGATCGATAGTGTGGCAGTGAATATGCTTCTCGGTGGATCAATGGCTTTACTCGTATTGCTATTGTTTTTACGAAGCTTCCGAAGTACGTTAATAATTGGATTATCCATACCAATTGCCGTTATTTCGGCATTTACGCTCCTCTACTTTGCCGGGGAAACGATCAATATTATTACGCTCGGTGGGCTAGCATTAGGGATTGGGCTATTGGTGGATAACTCGATCGTTATTTTGGAAAATATTTATAAGTTTCGTGAACGTGGCTACAGTAAAAAAGACGCAGCTATTAACGGTGCGAAGGAAGTTGCCTCCGCCGTCATTGCTTCAACAATGACAAGTATGGTTGTGTTCGTACCAATCGTGTTTACGGATGGGATTGCATCAGAGCTATTTATTCCATTAGCTTTAACGGTTGGTTTTACACTATTAGCTTCGTTAGTCGTTTCGTTAACAATCGTTCCGATGCTTTCAGGCTTGTTACTCCCAGATTTGGTACGAGCACAAGCGGAGGAGGAGCAGGCGAGAGGAATTAGGAAGATTGGTGTAGGAATTGGACACATATTAGAAAAAATAACGAATGCTTATGGAAAAGTGCTGAAATGGGCGATTAACCATAAAAGAACTGTTGTTTTATCGACAATTATTCTTTTAGTTGCTAGTCTAGGGACTGTTCGTTTGGTCGGAATGGAGCTTATCCCGGGATTTGACCAAGGGGAAATTTCTGCAAGCTTTGAAACGCCTCCAGGGACTTCCTTGGAGGAAACGAGGTTAGCTGTAGCGGAAATTGAGGAGTACTTGATTAGTTTAGATGAGGTAGAAGTTGCTTATACGACTATTGGCGGTGGCGGAATGATGGGGCAGCCAACAGGCTCGAACTCCGGTGACTTTTATATAAGGCTTGTCTCTCAAGACGAGCGGTCATTATCAACGAATGATGTCATTAGAGATTTTAGTGAATTTACAGATACGCTAGCCAATATTGATGTTAACGTATGGGCGTTTGAGAGTGGTGGAATGGGTGGCGACGCGATAAGTTTGGAAGTACGTGGTGATGACTTTGAAACACTCAATTTCATTGCTGATGACTTAAGAGATATTATTAGTGATATCCCAGGCGCAGAAAACATCACGCATTCTATGGGAGATACAAGACCTGAAATGCAGCTTCACGTGAATCGAGATCTGGCTATGCAATACGGTTTATCCTATGCAGAGATCATGGATACTGTAAGAGGAAGTGTCAGTGGTCAGGTAGCCTCGCTTATGCGTGTGGAAGGACAGGAAATAGAGATTTCTGTTATTTTACCTGAGGATTATCGCAATAATTTCGATCGTCTACAAGAGCTACCGATCTTAACACAAACGGGTGATATTGTTCCATTATCGGCGATAGCTCGATTTGAACAAGTTGAAGGACCGACAACAATCACTCGTCAAAACCAATCACGTGGAGTCTCCATTACTGGAGATATTATGGATCGGGATTTAGGTAGCGTGATTGCGGATATAGAAGAGGAATTAAACAACTATATATTTCCAGAGGGGTATGACTATAACATCGGTGGAGAATTTGAAATGATGATGGATGCCTTTACTGACTTAGTGCTTGCACTGTTATTGGCGATCTTTCTCGTGTATGCAGTAATGGCATTTCAGTTTGAGAAGGTTTTATATCCATTTATCGTCATGTTTAGTTTACCAGCAACCTTCATTGGTATTATGATAGGCTTCTTAATTACAGGAAGACCACTAAGTGCACCAGCATTTATTGGGGTCATCATGCTCTCAGGTATTGTTGTAAATAACGCAATTGTTCTAGTAGATTACATTAATAAATTAAGAGAAAGAGACTATTCAAGAGAAGAGGCCATCATTGAGGCAGGAAAAACTCGTTTACGTCCTATTCTCATGACGATGCTCACAACGGTTTTAGCCATGGTACCACTTGCAATTGGCATTGGTGAAGGAGCGGAACTACAAGCACCAATGGCGACAGTCATCGTCTTTGGATTATCCTTTGCGACATTGATCACATTACTTCTCATACCAGTAATGTACATCTACACAGATAAATTCACAGAGTGGATAAAAGGAAAATTTGGAGCAAATGAGGCGAATGGGGACGAGGCGAATGGGGACGGACCTCGTTAG
- a CDS encoding IS1182 family transposase: protein MSIVRQESLFSMQILFDLEPTQRYDEIFSAIDIHPILTIVVKRSNLGRPVELNYPAMIQALVVRLVERIPEMQLLVERLNTDLKFKLDCGFLISDPVPSEASFSRMITKIKDTDILEEVNSQIITDAINEEYITDPNIAIDSGHFEARDQAPSKKEEKPKSEPKKRGRKSKAEHEQWLKEKEAKEASLSIFEKKIEDQLDVSYDELHDQMPLHPTWGVKKNSEGKNVFWFGYKGHLAVDTKTQFILHSMISSGRLNDGKAAIPLLKGIERNFSELRMIYALMDAGYDYDAIYEQVHRMKGYSIIAYNKKNESEPIGFDENFAPTCVREHSYRYDSFDKKYQTLKYTRPKECRDCPLAEDTLCQKVYKIKIESDLRRYSAPARGSVAWKDRFKERSSVERVIGYLKEFFQLNNVRYRTGKRAKVHFDLVTMVYNGMKLASMRLAQKQYSMNSVAA, encoded by the coding sequence ATGTCTATTGTACGACAAGAGAGCCTTTTTAGCATGCAAATTTTATTTGACTTAGAACCTACCCAACGTTATGATGAGATTTTTTCAGCGATTGATATTCATCCCATCCTCACTATCGTAGTGAAAAGATCTAATTTAGGTAGACCTGTAGAATTAAACTATCCTGCAATGATTCAAGCACTCGTGGTGAGGCTTGTTGAGAGAATTCCCGAGATGCAACTCCTAGTTGAACGTTTAAACACCGACCTTAAGTTTAAGCTGGACTGTGGCTTTTTGATATCTGATCCAGTCCCTTCTGAAGCTTCATTTTCAAGGATGATTACAAAAATTAAAGATACAGACATTCTTGAAGAGGTAAACTCTCAAATAATAACTGATGCAATCAACGAAGAATATATTACAGATCCTAATATTGCGATTGACTCTGGTCACTTCGAGGCGAGAGATCAGGCTCCTTCAAAAAAAGAAGAGAAACCAAAGTCTGAGCCAAAGAAACGTGGGCGTAAATCAAAGGCCGAACATGAACAATGGTTAAAAGAGAAAGAAGCTAAGGAAGCATCCTTGTCTATTTTTGAAAAGAAAATTGAAGATCAACTAGACGTTTCTTACGATGAACTTCATGATCAAATGCCACTTCATCCTACATGGGGCGTGAAGAAAAATAGTGAAGGGAAAAATGTGTTTTGGTTTGGTTATAAAGGTCATTTAGCTGTTGATACCAAAACTCAGTTTATTCTTCATTCAATGATTTCCTCAGGTAGGCTAAACGATGGTAAAGCTGCTATACCTTTATTAAAAGGAATAGAGAGAAACTTTTCGGAACTTAGGATGATCTATGCACTAATGGATGCAGGATATGATTACGATGCAATCTATGAACAAGTCCATCGAATGAAAGGATATTCCATCATTGCTTATAACAAAAAAAATGAATCAGAGCCAATTGGGTTTGATGAAAATTTCGCTCCAACGTGTGTAAGGGAACATTCCTATCGATACGATAGCTTTGATAAAAAATACCAAACCTTAAAATACACACGTCCAAAAGAGTGTAGGGATTGTCCTCTAGCTGAAGATACATTATGCCAAAAGGTCTACAAGATAAAAATAGAGTCGGATTTACGCCGGTACAGTGCACCCGCACGCGGTTCAGTTGCCTGGAAAGATAGATTTAAGGAACGGAGTTCCGTTGAAAGGGTCATTGGATACCTAAAAGAATTCTTTCAGTTGAACAATGTAAGATATCGAACAGGAAAACGAGCTAAAGTCCATTTTGATTTGGTTACCATGGTGTACAATGGAATGAAATTAGCTAGCATGAGACTTGCTCAAAAACAATATTCAATGAATTCAGTAGCAGCTTAA
- a CDS encoding VOC family protein, with amino-acid sequence MWKRIECVAIYTEEIEKSVKFYQSLGLTKSWETFQDEEKQWRLIGMKFPNGNSELVLKNNPNLNFSETEIVVENVRETYEALKSNPDVQWIRPPFPNSLGGYVAVMQAPDGNVFVLVGK; translated from the coding sequence ATGTGGAAAAGAATAGAATGTGTTGCAATTTATACAGAGGAAATTGAAAAGTCGGTAAAATTTTATCAATCTTTAGGTTTAACTAAATCTTGGGAAACCTTTCAAGATGAAGAAAAACAATGGAGACTAATTGGGATGAAATTTCCTAATGGTAATTCAGAGTTAGTATTAAAGAATAACCCTAATTTGAACTTTTCTGAAACTGAGATTGTTGTTGAAAACGTTCGTGAAACTTACGAAGCATTAAAATCTAACCCTGATGTTCAGTGGATTCGTCCTCCATTTCCGAACTCTTTAGGTGGTTATGTAGCTGTAATGCAAGCACCAGACGGAAATGTATTTGTTTTAGTAGGTAAATAA
- a CDS encoding effector binding domain-containing protein: MESVDFNKVEQGMTLHTFPKQKYVVFKHIGQAKEIPNTYREFMEGV, from the coding sequence ATAGAGTCTGTTGATTTCAATAAAGTTGAACAAGGAATGACTTTGCATACTTTTCCTAAACAAAAATATGTCGTATTCAAACATATTGGTCAGGCTAAAGAAATTCCGAACACTTACAGGGAATTTATGGAAGGTGTTTGA
- a CDS encoding ABC transporter ATP-binding protein gives MSIVDMKNIVKRYGTNLALDYVDLDIADGEILGLLGPNGAGKTTLIHALAGIIRIDSGDISVFNKKQKGDALDIKRQIGLVPQEVSFFTDLTAQENLAFFGGIYGLKGEALKKRIEETLAFVGLKEHARKLPGKFSGGMKRRLNIACALVHRPKLLIMDEPTVGIDPQSRNHILETIRKLNNNGTTIVYTTHYMEEVQSIASRVVIMDQGHVIAEGTVDELVEKIQHEEKIKLQVSEPEGGLIEKLRKLDGVKHVTVAGKEIQIISQVGAGTLDRALSIAKEFGGIHSVTAEKPTLEDVFLTLTGKRLRDGGENT, from the coding sequence ATGTCTATTGTTGATATGAAAAATATTGTGAAACGGTATGGAACGAATTTAGCGCTTGATTATGTGGATTTAGATATTGCTGATGGTGAGATTTTAGGTTTGTTAGGTCCGAATGGGGCGGGAAAAACGACGTTAATTCATGCATTAGCAGGAATTATTCGTATTGATTCTGGTGATATTAGTGTTTTTAATAAGAAGCAAAAAGGAGATGCGCTTGATATAAAGAGGCAAATCGGTCTTGTTCCCCAGGAAGTCTCTTTTTTTACTGACTTAACAGCACAGGAAAACTTAGCTTTCTTTGGAGGGATATACGGTTTAAAGGGTGAAGCCTTAAAGAAACGAATCGAAGAAACTCTTGCTTTTGTTGGATTAAAAGAGCATGCTCGTAAGCTGCCAGGGAAGTTTTCTGGTGGGATGAAGCGAAGACTAAACATTGCTTGTGCTCTTGTACATCGTCCGAAGCTCTTAATTATGGATGAGCCAACAGTTGGAATTGATCCACAATCCAGAAATCATATATTGGAGACGATCCGTAAACTGAATAATAATGGCACTACAATTGTGTATACAACTCATTATATGGAGGAGGTCCAAAGCATAGCGTCTCGGGTTGTTATTATGGATCAAGGACATGTTATTGCTGAGGGCACGGTCGATGAACTCGTAGAGAAAATACAGCATGAGGAAAAAATTAAGCTTCAAGTTTCAGAGCCGGAAGGTGGACTAATAGAGAAGCTGAGAAAACTAGATGGGGTAAAACACGTAACGGTAGCTGGAAAGGAGATTCAAATCATATCACAAGTTGGGGCAGGAACACTCGACAGAGCTCTTTCCATCGCTAAAGAATTCGGAGGTATCCATTCTGTCACGGCAGAAAAGCCGACACTTGAAGATGTATTCCTTACGCTTACAGGAAAAAGGCTGCGAGACGGAGGTGAGAATACATGA
- a CDS encoding ABC transporter permease, giving the protein MMVLRSSAFMFRRMLRNYVSLCILLLTPIALITVLGFLADDAMNEQLGILIKAEVAVTMIFAFQLFSGFNTMEYVKGDLMSSTKWRMYSLPLKIQQHAASILIACTVFSVLQGYIIVLYTQFMYGIDWGNHVFILLALLAVAFLSQLVFINIVLGVKVYKTAERLGTTFGLVSLLLAEVWFPLPDNVIFNFLSTYGNPLSLVENMVYATMTGENVESAIISIVIIITVSILLVILSSFLGRRRLV; this is encoded by the coding sequence ATGATGGTGCTAAGATCGAGTGCTTTTATGTTTCGAAGAATGCTAAGAAATTATGTGAGCCTATGTATATTGTTATTAACGCCGATCGCTTTAATTACAGTACTTGGTTTTCTAGCTGATGATGCAATGAATGAGCAGCTTGGCATTTTAATAAAGGCAGAGGTTGCTGTCACGATGATATTTGCATTTCAGCTTTTTAGTGGGTTCAATACAATGGAGTATGTAAAAGGAGACCTGATGTCTTCAACAAAATGGAGAATGTATTCCCTACCTCTAAAAATACAGCAGCATGCGGCATCGATTTTAATTGCGTGTACCGTGTTTAGTGTGTTGCAAGGATATATTATCGTTTTATATACACAATTCATGTATGGCATTGATTGGGGGAATCATGTATTCATTTTGTTAGCGCTATTAGCTGTGGCATTCCTCTCCCAACTCGTTTTTATTAACATTGTTTTAGGTGTAAAAGTATATAAGACTGCAGAAAGACTAGGTACAACCTTTGGACTTGTCAGCCTATTGTTAGCCGAGGTTTGGTTTCCACTACCAGACAACGTGATTTTTAACTTTTTATCTACTTATGGGAATCCGCTTTCGCTCGTAGAAAACATGGTCTATGCGACGATGACGGGGGAAAACGTTGAAAGTGCGATAATCAGTATTGTAATCATTATAACTGTATCCATTTTATTAGTTATTTTATCTTCATTCCTCGGAAGGCGGAGACTTGTATGA
- a CDS encoding ABC transporter permease: protein MTVFTFVFKRFFRKKSNFIYLLLLPIGVVFLPEAEWPAIPLGFQYYGVVLLFLASKLGAIILEDRTDNVLIRMSVSPITHFRYLWENLLAYSIILTSVNIIAIIIGVMYHGNAVPSPILLFIIYSIFSMTALGFSLAWYSLFRNRETAFAIIGIIVILMAMLGGVMWPVELMPDVLQRVVMLLPTFWYAEAMHLLSLEEPMGKIMIPLIMMILFSIAFLLIGSRRRIA from the coding sequence ATGACCGTATTTACTTTTGTTTTCAAGCGGTTTTTTCGTAAAAAATCTAATTTTATTTATTTGCTCCTTTTACCCATTGGTGTTGTTTTCCTTCCCGAAGCGGAATGGCCTGCAATCCCATTAGGCTTTCAATATTATGGTGTAGTACTTCTGTTTTTAGCATCCAAACTCGGAGCAATCATTCTTGAGGATCGGACGGACAATGTGTTGATTCGCATGAGTGTTTCGCCGATTACTCACTTTCGATACTTGTGGGAAAACCTATTAGCGTATTCTATCATTCTTACTAGCGTAAACATCATTGCCATCATCATTGGCGTCATGTATCATGGCAATGCTGTACCGTCACCAATCCTGCTGTTTATTATTTACTCTATTTTTTCCATGACTGCTCTTGGGTTTTCATTAGCTTGGTATTCTCTATTCCGCAATAGAGAAACAGCGTTTGCGATTATTGGAATAATCGTGATACTCATGGCTATGTTAGGTGGAGTGATGTGGCCAGTTGAACTCATGCCTGACGTACTGCAACGTGTTGTCATGTTGCTTCCAACCTTTTGGTATGCTGAAGCGATGCACCTTTTATCCTTGGAAGAACCAATGGGGAAAATAATGATACCATTAATAATGATGATTTTGTTCAGCATTGCCTTTCTCCTTATTGGAAGCAGAAGAAGGATTGCATAA
- a CDS encoding sensor histidine kinase, whose translation MNVFQWTSQNATIIWRTTGLLLLFFLWLMSDSREVGVILLLFLAIMSGARARFRLPGWTSIIDQAACFIAMLYWEPAAFFLAIPLFEAFLSRKIMYSIPIMIFPFVYSELLSLTLIVVYIQSALSGAMISGWRKEATIYLQEADRQRKDRYELESLKEELLFANVEGARMAELSERNRIARQLHDDVGHELTASVLALQAFEQLWKEGDPQAKEMFTQVQQRMTKSAEYLRETVHNLKPVQEFGVEGIEEITRHFSICPVALHVYGDTSKVPPYLWNILYPCLKEALTNIVRHAEPTKVDVTLDVSTHIVRLSVYNDGVVEQKKDVGVGLRNLRQRAKAVGGSIAIDGDEEGFRFICVLPLENNDKRRS comes from the coding sequence ATGAATGTATTTCAATGGACATCTCAAAATGCAACTATTATATGGCGAACGACAGGATTACTCTTACTTTTTTTCCTATGGCTTATGAGCGATAGCAGAGAAGTAGGTGTAATCCTTCTGCTGTTTCTCGCCATTATGAGTGGCGCACGTGCGCGCTTTCGATTACCTGGATGGACTTCGATCATAGATCAAGCTGCCTGCTTTATTGCTATGCTTTATTGGGAACCTGCTGCTTTTTTTCTTGCAATCCCATTATTCGAGGCATTCCTTTCGAGAAAAATAATGTATAGCATTCCAATCATGATTTTTCCATTCGTTTATTCCGAACTGTTGTCACTCACTTTGATTGTCGTTTATATCCAATCGGCTTTGTCAGGTGCGATGATTAGCGGTTGGAGGAAGGAAGCAACAATATATTTGCAGGAAGCAGATCGGCAGCGCAAGGATCGTTACGAATTAGAAAGCTTAAAGGAGGAGTTGCTTTTTGCCAACGTGGAAGGAGCTAGAATGGCTGAGCTTTCGGAAAGAAACCGAATCGCTAGACAGCTTCACGATGATGTCGGCCACGAACTTACTGCTTCGGTATTAGCATTGCAAGCATTTGAACAGCTGTGGAAGGAAGGGGATCCGCAGGCAAAGGAAATGTTTACACAAGTGCAACAAAGAATGACGAAGAGCGCCGAGTATTTAAGAGAAACTGTACATAATTTAAAGCCCGTACAGGAGTTTGGTGTGGAAGGCATAGAAGAGATTACCCGCCATTTTTCAATATGTCCAGTGGCTTTACACGTATATGGTGACACGTCAAAGGTACCACCTTATTTATGGAATATTCTTTATCCGTGCTTGAAAGAAGCTCTCACGAATATTGTGCGTCATGCAGAACCAACGAAGGTCGACGTGACTTTAGATGTCAGTACTCATATCGTTAGGCTGTCCGTTTACAATGACGGGGTGGTAGAGCAGAAAAAGGATGTTGGTGTTGGGCTCAGAAATTTACGTCAGAGAG